One Acinetobacter pullicarnis genomic region harbors:
- a CDS encoding YadA C-terminal domain-containing protein → MKLFNVNKIVASMIVVGFAMPVAFADVVLGDDFGSITFNPNNDGGVEGEFIIKNGGSHPNINNGINNAAETFNSGRTETTITTLDGTSTKKTSSLTVGANNVTLVKYDENGAATEEGLTLSGVKDGEISAISTEAVNGKQLNKVDIKADAAQDTADQAIINAKAADDKAVAAQGTANTALNNAKAADDKAVAAQGTADQAIINAKAADDKAVAAQGTANTALNNAKTADDKAVAAQGTANTALNNAKAADDKAVAAQGTADQAIINAKVADDKAVTAQNDLNDYKTQTDTTLGLHAGRISQNETDIIGLKSDVADIRHDLRNQKDEYRAGIASLAAMTNIPTVPGKTFSAGMGVGNFKNKTAFAAGANWNVNENVSTKFSVGFESSDVTIGTGVAFGF, encoded by the coding sequence ATGAAACTTTTTAACGTAAATAAAATTGTTGCTAGCATGATCGTTGTTGGTTTTGCAATGCCGGTTGCTTTTGCTGATGTTGTTCTTGGTGATGATTTTGGAAGTATCACCTTCAACCCTAATAATGATGGTGGTGTAGAAGGAGAATTTATAATTAAAAATGGGGGCTCTCACCCTAATATCAATAATGGTATTAATAATGCTGCAGAAACATTTAATTCAGGTAGAACAGAAACCACAATTACTACTCTCGATGGAACCAGCACCAAGAAAACAAGTTCTTTAACCGTTGGTGCAAATAATGTGACCTTAGTTAAGTACGATGAGAATGGTGCCGCAACTGAAGAAGGTTTAACGCTTAGCGGTGTAAAAGACGGAGAAATATCAGCAATATCAACTGAGGCAGTCAATGGTAAACAGCTAAATAAGGTAGATATTAAAGCGGACGCTGCTCAAGATACTGCAGACCAAGCAATCATTAATGCGAAAGCTGCGGATGACAAAGCCGTAGCTGCTCAAGGTACTGCAAATACAGCTTTAAATAATGCGAAAGCTGCGGATGACAAAGCTGTTGCTGCTCAAGGTACTGCAGACCAAGCAATCATTAATGCGAAAGCTGCGGATGACAAAGCCGTTGCTGCTCAAGGTACTGCAAATACAGCTTTAAATAATGCTAAAACTGCGGATGATAAAGCCGTAGCTGCTCAAGGTACTGCAAATACAGCTTTAAATAATGCTAAAGCTGCGGATGATAAAGCCGTAGCTGCTCAAGGCACTGCAGACCAAGCAATCATTAATGCGAAAGTTGCAGATGACAAAGCCGTAACTGCTCAAAATGATCTTAATGATTATAAAACTCAAACTGACACCACGCTCGGTCTACACGCAGGTCGTATCAGCCAAAATGAAACTGACATCATTGGTTTAAAATCTGATGTTGCAGATATTCGTCATGACTTACGTAACCAAAAAGATGAATACCGTGCTGGTATTGCAAGCCTTGCGGCAATGACCAATATCCCAACGGTACCGGGTAAAACGTTCTCTGCTGGTATGGGCGTTGGTAACTTTAAAAACAAAACTGCATTTGCGGCTGGTGCAAACTGGAACGTCAATGAAAATGTCTCAACCAAGTTCTCTGTTGGTTTTGAAAGCAGTGATGTGACCATTGGTACAGGTGTTGCGTTTGGTTTCTAA
- a CDS encoding ribonuclease E inhibitor RraB, whose amino-acid sequence MTRDYEQFPDDDNGNVLWQMYEDGDDLGEPHQVEFAIVFKDQEKLEQAALHLLRQEQQVSFFNDEDTADEEWVLTVHVEMIPEYADIVDLEEWFNGIAEQFDGEYDGWGCMAYVYDEDFDEDDLDDELPESAERTD is encoded by the coding sequence ATGACTCGTGACTATGAACAATTTCCAGACGATGACAATGGCAACGTACTTTGGCAAATGTATGAAGATGGCGATGACTTGGGTGAACCACATCAAGTCGAATTTGCTATTGTTTTCAAAGACCAAGAAAAACTTGAACAGGCTGCATTACATCTTTTACGTCAAGAACAACAAGTGTCTTTCTTTAATGATGAAGACACGGCAGATGAAGAGTGGGTATTAACTGTTCATGTTGAGATGATTCCGGAATACGCGGATATCGTTGATTTAGAAGAATGGTTTAACGGGATTGCTGAACAATTTGACGGTGAATATGATGGCTGGGGCTGCATGGCCTATGTTTATGATGAAGACTTCGACGAAGATGATCTCGATGACGAACTTCCAGAAAGTGCTGAACGTACTGATTAA
- a CDS encoding tRNA-dihydrouridine synthase translates to MKLILAPMEGLTDPVMRDVLTHVGDFDWCVTEFIRVTDSLLPDHIYHTYCPELKNQGKTAAGTPVHVQFLGNNPEMLAANAVKAVALGAPAIDLNFGCPAKTVNRHRGGSVLLDEPDVVHLLVKAVRDAVPAHIPVSAKMRLGYMDRNFTLENAHAIQDAGANWLTVHARTKAEGYTPPAFWDQLRPIREALKINVIANGEIWNNADAKQCRLESGCEDLMLGRGAVTTPDLSLCIRKNNDLPLMTWDALLALQIRFINGPRKTDICMLGRYKQWLGMMSKHYPEAHLLWNEVKRLKQLDAIIEKLLSHTPEEG, encoded by the coding sequence TTGAAACTGATCCTTGCCCCGATGGAAGGCTTGACCGACCCCGTGATGCGTGATGTACTCACCCATGTTGGCGATTTTGATTGGTGCGTCACCGAGTTCATTCGAGTTACCGATTCACTGCTACCCGATCACATCTATCACACTTACTGCCCAGAACTTAAAAACCAAGGCAAGACTGCTGCAGGTACGCCTGTACACGTGCAATTTCTAGGAAATAATCCAGAGATGTTGGCTGCCAATGCGGTCAAAGCCGTTGCACTCGGTGCACCTGCCATCGACTTAAATTTTGGCTGCCCTGCAAAAACGGTGAATCGTCATCGTGGTGGTTCAGTACTGTTAGATGAACCTGATGTAGTCCATCTGTTGGTCAAAGCAGTTCGAGATGCAGTACCAGCGCATATTCCAGTATCCGCCAAAATGCGCTTAGGTTATATGGATCGCAATTTCACCTTAGAAAATGCCCATGCCATTCAAGATGCGGGGGCGAACTGGCTTACTGTGCATGCGCGTACCAAGGCAGAGGGTTATACGCCACCTGCTTTTTGGGATCAGTTGCGTCCTATACGCGAAGCCTTGAAAATCAATGTGATTGCCAATGGCGAAATTTGGAACAATGCCGATGCCAAACAATGCCGACTGGAATCAGGCTGTGAAGATCTAATGCTGGGCCGTGGTGCAGTCACCACACCTGATTTAAGTTTATGTATCCGAAAAAATAACGACCTACCATTAATGACTTGGGATGCATTATTGGCGCTCCAAATTCGCTTTATTAATGGCCCGCGTAAAACCGATATTTGTATGCTTGGTCGTTATAAACAATGGCTTGGTATGATGTCAAAGCATTATCCCGAAGCTCATCTACTTTGGAATGAAGTCAAAAGACTGAAGCAGCTTGATGCAATCATTGAAAAATTGCTTAGCCATACGCCTGAGGAAGGCTAA
- a CDS encoding zinc ribbon domain-containing protein YjdM, with product MSLPNCPKCQSEYTYADADLLICPECAHEWKDGDEVEEVAAIQDAFGTLLVDGDVVTVIKDLKIKGSSSVVKVGTKVKNIRLLPDASDGHNIDCKIDGIGAMKLKSEFVKKA from the coding sequence ATGTCATTACCTAACTGCCCTAAATGCCAATCAGAATATACTTATGCCGATGCAGACTTATTGATTTGCCCAGAATGTGCGCATGAGTGGAAAGATGGCGACGAAGTTGAAGAAGTTGCTGCAATTCAAGATGCTTTTGGCACCTTGCTCGTTGATGGTGATGTGGTTACTGTGATTAAAGATCTTAAGATTAAAGGTTCTTCATCAGTGGTCAAAGTCGGCACCAAAGTTAAAAATATTCGTTTGCTACCCGATGCCAGTGATGGTCATAACATCGATTGTAAGATCGATGGAATTGGAGCAATGAAGCTAAAATCTGAGTTTGTAAAGAAAGCGTAA
- a CDS encoding ATP-binding protein, giving the protein MDINTLNQGQLKLSAEQKYAEQLSRLKAQDQQRKPQGWQLSAHAVRKFILGDSALDIQKKFYGDDALVDRALVTLMGNQGLMLVGEPGTAKSMLSELFSTAISGSSQYTIQGTAGTTEDHIKYSWNYALLLAEGPSEKSMIASPLFHAMRHGQIARFEEITRCPPEIQDVLVSLLSEKQMMIPEMGQDQSLYAKHGFNIIATANLRDRGVHEMSAALKRRFNFETVKPIRDRQFEIELVNLQLKQQLGELYSEIQIQAPVIELLVTIFNELRTGQSLQGANLKTPDAVMSTAEAVNIAHAAGLQAIYLGDGILRAEHIAQQLIGVVFKDNPEDAKRLHYYIDTVVKERARKDADWKAFYAASREF; this is encoded by the coding sequence ATGGATATCAACACGCTCAACCAAGGACAATTAAAACTCAGTGCTGAACAAAAATATGCTGAGCAACTCAGTCGTCTAAAAGCCCAAGATCAACAACGCAAACCGCAAGGCTGGCAATTGTCTGCACATGCCGTGCGCAAGTTTATTTTGGGGGATAGTGCACTTGATATTCAAAAGAAATTTTATGGTGATGATGCGCTGGTTGATCGCGCCTTAGTGACCCTCATGGGCAATCAAGGTCTGATGTTGGTGGGTGAACCTGGTACAGCAAAATCAATGCTGTCCGAACTGTTCAGCACCGCAATTAGTGGTAGTTCGCAATACACCATTCAAGGCACAGCGGGCACTACAGAAGATCATATTAAATATTCATGGAACTACGCCTTGCTGTTGGCAGAAGGCCCTTCTGAAAAATCAATGATAGCCTCACCACTCTTCCATGCCATGCGCCATGGGCAGATTGCTCGCTTTGAGGAAATCACCCGTTGCCCACCTGAAATCCAAGACGTGTTGGTCTCGTTGCTGTCTGAAAAACAAATGATGATTCCAGAAATGGGCCAAGACCAGAGCCTATATGCCAAACATGGCTTTAATATTATTGCCACCGCCAACTTACGTGATCGTGGTGTGCATGAAATGTCTGCCGCACTGAAACGTCGCTTTAACTTTGAAACAGTGAAACCAATTCGTGACCGTCAGTTTGAAATTGAATTGGTGAACTTGCAGCTCAAACAACAACTGGGTGAGTTGTATAGCGAAATACAAATTCAAGCGCCCGTAATCGAACTGCTGGTTACCATTTTCAATGAACTACGCACCGGTCAAAGCCTACAAGGCGCCAACCTCAAAACCCCAGATGCGGTGATGTCCACGGCAGAAGCGGTCAATATTGCCCATGCGGCAGGCCTACAAGCCATCTATTTGGGTGATGGGATATTGCGGGCGGAACATATTGCACAACAGCTGATTGGGGTGGTGTTTAAGGACAATCCTGAAGATGCCAAACGTCTGCATTATTATATCGATACCGTGGTCAAAGAGCGCGCGCGTAAAGATGCCGATTGGAAAGCATTCTATGCGGCCAGCCGTGAGTTCTAA
- a CDS encoding GNAT family N-acetyltransferase, with translation MSNSYEFKMYLIEHIEQALEQQEQLKALLLAADPDWQLVKKYLAISQVYAIKNKGQWIAEICVATVTDRADEAEIKNLSVDVAYQGQGLAKILIRHVIKAAAAQNIVRLWVKTGNSSLDQLALYQKMGFRLSHIEKDIFLDYPEAIYENGIRCLDQVVLVRSLISENV, from the coding sequence TTGAGCAATAGCTATGAATTTAAAATGTACCTGATTGAACATATTGAACAAGCCTTAGAACAACAAGAGCAATTGAAAGCACTTCTGCTCGCTGCCGATCCAGACTGGCAGCTTGTAAAAAAATATTTAGCGATCTCGCAGGTCTATGCCATAAAAAATAAAGGGCAGTGGATTGCAGAGATCTGTGTTGCGACTGTCACGGATCGGGCCGATGAAGCAGAGATTAAAAACTTAAGTGTTGATGTTGCTTATCAAGGCCAAGGTTTAGCGAAGATATTAATTCGACATGTGATTAAAGCTGCAGCAGCGCAAAATATCGTACGTTTATGGGTGAAAACAGGGAATTCAAGTCTGGATCAATTGGCGCTTTATCAAAAAATGGGCTTTCGTTTGAGTCACATCGAAAAAGATATTTTTCTTGATTATCCTGAAGCCATTTATGAAAATGGCATTCGCTGTCTTGATCAAGTGGTCTTGGTAAGGTCACTAATATCGGAAAATGTATAA
- a CDS encoding YybH family protein, protein MPICVEGDHVRAQEVIQQVKLWDQAIIENSIDDVIHKCADRISLFDVSSQLTGIGVYRKEWEKFSPYFHENMQITRRDMTVYISEDLAVLHCYSKVDHAETTTNQMPWCRTTMCLQKQAGDWLLVHQHISMPVNVNSGQAILIKDVPKLKLVV, encoded by the coding sequence ATGCCAATCTGTGTTGAGGGTGATCATGTCCGTGCACAAGAAGTTATTCAGCAAGTTAAACTTTGGGATCAAGCCATTATTGAGAATTCAATTGATGATGTCATCCATAAATGTGCTGATCGAATCAGCTTATTTGATGTCAGTTCTCAACTTACGGGCATTGGGGTTTATCGCAAGGAGTGGGAAAAGTTTAGCCCTTATTTCCACGAAAATATGCAAATTACCCGTCGAGATATGACCGTCTATATTTCAGAAGATTTAGCCGTTTTACATTGCTATTCGAAAGTAGATCATGCTGAAACAACGACGAACCAGATGCCTTGGTGCCGAACCACGATGTGTCTGCAAAAACAAGCGGGTGATTGGTTGTTGGTTCATCAACATATTTCAATGCCTGTGAACGTGAACAGCGGTCAGGCAATTTTGATTAAAGATGTGCCTAAATTAAAGCTGGTGGTTTAA
- a CDS encoding DUF5682 family protein → MSDSTQNAWPARLSQAMQDKQQLAMTQNLYFAPIRHHSPACAYALQRYIQQIQPTHILIEAPQSFQALLPSLLNEATQPPIAIFAQATAPKAATDSEDAQPALASAYFPFCEYSPEWVALQAGRELQAKIEFIDLSWAKQSGLNQQQQLDTQQRSLMSERYLAHSQFIQQLAQQLHCRNHDELWDHLFELQTVEQLQQPDIFFNDVFSWCALARLDYEQDVLLQEASLHREDVMWQQIQASLAPAHKVLVVTGGFHTLALIEQLAHPQQAQRYAVTGAAAQWQEQAWLIRYSFDRLDALNGYASGMPSPAYYQQFWQDLNIDSRSSTSQQISNASTNQPQNATYVETQQAVWQQQLLNYISELCHYLDAQSSLEVNSFIAIKNTTELAWQLADLRGHYRPSRYDLLDALQTALVKGELEDGQQQLFQHIYQFLSGQQLGRIPADQSSPALVANVYTQIEKFRFNLSDTLQRQRKLDVYRKDLHQEISQFLHLLEFVDCGFAQRLSGPDYVLGVSLDLLFEEWRYAWTPSVEARLIELSEQGDQLQLLALTKLMAKQQDNQQQGLGQSAAETAKLLALACRLGLKKQLDGFNQQLNQFLETDQNLGSVIAAAQQLYYLWHGRNLLQLPASRLQHSLILALRQACFLLDQLYDTHEDKIEENLKHLKQLHELILNVQLQFSDLIHLAFAENPVQTADSPTAPTTLTPTPLLDLMYQQIDLQQLREFHLSKLKGAVDVLRFLDQRMTQQQLSQELQLSFATGSEAEEAVQYLQGMFYIAPEIFVQSEVAIEALHLLIGQWSEVFFIQILPDLRYAFSQLNPKQTSVVAKRIAKLTGLSQDLVLDQVFGQLSEAEVLQGVQLNQQLQQLLAHDHLLPWFKHPQPRLQPTATHLNQSIVQSTVSAQEPPHVK, encoded by the coding sequence ATGTCAGATTCTACTCAAAATGCATGGCCTGCGCGTTTATCACAAGCCATGCAAGACAAACAACAGTTGGCGATGACGCAAAACCTGTATTTTGCACCGATTCGACATCATAGTCCGGCCTGTGCTTATGCCTTGCAACGCTATATTCAGCAGATTCAACCCACGCATATCCTGATTGAAGCACCACAATCTTTTCAGGCCTTGTTGCCCAGCTTACTTAATGAAGCGACCCAGCCCCCGATTGCAATTTTTGCACAAGCCACCGCACCCAAAGCGGCAACCGACAGCGAAGATGCTCAGCCTGCATTGGCTTCTGCTTATTTTCCATTTTGTGAATATTCACCTGAATGGGTTGCCCTACAAGCGGGGCGTGAACTGCAAGCCAAAATTGAGTTTATTGATTTATCTTGGGCCAAACAAAGTGGCCTCAATCAACAGCAACAGCTCGATACCCAGCAACGTAGTCTGATGTCGGAGCGCTATTTGGCGCATAGCCAATTTATTCAACAATTGGCGCAGCAGCTGCATTGTCGTAATCACGATGAACTTTGGGATCATCTGTTCGAGCTACAAACCGTTGAACAATTGCAGCAGCCCGATATTTTTTTTAATGATGTATTTAGTTGGTGTGCGCTGGCACGGCTTGATTATGAACAAGATGTGTTATTACAAGAAGCTTCTTTGCATCGTGAAGATGTGATGTGGCAACAGATTCAAGCCAGTCTCGCACCTGCGCATAAAGTTTTGGTGGTGACGGGTGGTTTTCATACGCTGGCATTAATAGAACAATTGGCACATCCCCAACAAGCCCAGCGCTATGCGGTCACAGGTGCAGCGGCCCAGTGGCAAGAACAGGCTTGGCTGATTCGTTATAGCTTTGACCGGCTCGATGCCTTAAATGGCTATGCCTCTGGCATGCCCTCACCGGCCTATTATCAACAGTTTTGGCAAGACTTAAATATTGATTCAAGATCAAGTACCAGCCAGCAGATCTCAAACGCCAGTACCAATCAGCCGCAAAATGCCACTTATGTTGAAACGCAACAAGCCGTGTGGCAACAGCAATTACTGAACTATATTAGTGAGCTATGTCATTATCTGGATGCGCAATCCAGTTTAGAAGTGAATAGCTTTATTGCGATAAAAAACACCACCGAGCTGGCATGGCAATTGGCTGATTTACGTGGGCATTATCGTCCGAGCCGTTATGACCTACTCGATGCACTGCAAACTGCGTTGGTCAAAGGAGAGCTTGAAGATGGTCAACAGCAACTGTTTCAACATATTTATCAATTTTTAAGTGGGCAACAACTGGGAAGAATTCCAGCGGATCAAAGCAGCCCGGCACTGGTTGCCAACGTGTATACCCAAATTGAAAAATTTAGATTCAACTTAAGTGATACCTTACAGCGGCAACGTAAACTTGATGTCTACCGCAAAGATTTACATCAAGAAATCAGTCAATTTCTACATCTGCTCGAATTTGTTGACTGCGGTTTTGCACAACGCCTGTCTGGGCCAGATTATGTGCTTGGGGTCAGTCTCGATTTACTGTTTGAAGAATGGCGCTATGCATGGACACCAAGTGTTGAAGCCCGACTGATTGAGCTGTCTGAACAAGGCGATCAATTACAGCTGCTGGCCTTAACTAAACTGATGGCCAAACAACAGGACAATCAACAACAAGGTCTAGGCCAATCTGCGGCTGAAACTGCAAAGCTGTTGGCTTTGGCCTGTCGACTTGGACTAAAAAAACAACTTGATGGCTTTAATCAGCAACTCAATCAATTTTTAGAAACAGATCAAAATCTTGGTTCAGTGATTGCAGCAGCGCAGCAGCTCTACTATTTATGGCATGGCCGTAACTTACTGCAACTGCCAGCATCACGGTTACAACACAGTCTGATATTAGCATTGCGTCAAGCCTGTTTTTTGCTTGATCAACTGTATGACACCCATGAAGATAAAATTGAGGAAAACCTCAAACATTTAAAGCAGCTGCATGAGTTAATTTTAAATGTACAACTGCAATTCTCAGACCTGATCCATCTCGCATTTGCTGAAAATCCTGTGCAAACAGCAGACTCGCCCACCGCACCGACGACGCTCACCCCTACACCGTTGTTAGATTTGATGTATCAACAGATTGATCTGCAACAACTACGTGAGTTTCATTTAAGCAAGCTCAAAGGTGCGGTTGATGTACTGCGCTTTCTCGATCAACGCATGACCCAGCAACAACTTAGTCAGGAATTACAACTCAGTTTTGCTACAGGAAGTGAAGCCGAAGAAGCGGTGCAATATTTACAGGGCATGTTCTATATTGCACCTGAGATTTTTGTGCAGTCTGAAGTGGCGATTGAAGCACTACATCTGTTAATTGGTCAGTGGTCCGAAGTCTTCTTTATTCAAATTTTACCCGACCTCCGTTATGCCTTTAGTCAGCTCAATCCCAAACAAACCAGCGTGGTGGCGAAACGGATTGCCAAGTTGACTGGCTTAAGCCAAGACCTGGTACTCGATCAGGTCTTTGGTCAACTCAGTGAAGCCGAAGTACTGCAAGGCGTGCAGCTCAATCAACAACTCCAACAACTGCTAGCGCATGATCATTTGCTGCCGTGGTTTAAACATCCTCAACCACGCCTGCAACCCACTGCAACACATTTAAATCAAAGCATAGTCCAATCCACTGTTTCAGCGCAGGAGCCACCGCATGTCAAATGA
- a CDS encoding VWA domain-containing protein: MLGRYSDQNLSEAPLNAKQLQMERQLDYLYQNEYKRRGIEQGKSRHGSLDASQLTAINWLDQSRKLFPKSTFERMQKHAIERYQMTELLKSPAHIEQLEPNPAVAKALLSLRGRLSAEMKDAIRSLIAKVVEDMLQKIRPQFMQSLQGRRHRFRRSHLKQAQNFDWRRTIRENLKHYQPDRQQLIIQNPYFNARVQKHLPWEIVLCVDQSGSMMDSIMYAAICASILAALPAVSVSLVLFDTQVVDLSHMAHDPVEVLLTIQLGGGTNIGQALQFCAKKIKQPQRSILILISDFEEGGSVQTMLNTTAALKQQGCTLLGLAALDQQANPVYDSNMAQQLQQRGMQVAAMTPEHLASWFAEVMQ; the protein is encoded by the coding sequence ATGCTAGGACGTTATTCGGATCAAAATCTGTCTGAAGCACCGCTGAATGCCAAGCAATTGCAGATGGAACGACAACTCGATTATTTATATCAAAATGAATACAAGCGCCGAGGTATTGAACAAGGCAAAAGCCGACATGGCAGCCTCGATGCCTCGCAACTCACTGCGATTAACTGGCTTGATCAAAGTCGTAAACTGTTTCCAAAGTCGACTTTTGAACGCATGCAAAAACATGCGATCGAACGCTATCAAATGACCGAGTTACTCAAAAGCCCAGCGCATATCGAACAACTTGAGCCCAATCCAGCGGTTGCCAAAGCCTTACTGAGTTTGCGTGGGCGCTTGAGTGCTGAGATGAAAGATGCGATTCGCAGTCTGATTGCCAAAGTGGTTGAAGACATGCTGCAAAAGATTCGTCCACAGTTTATGCAGTCACTGCAAGGGCGTCGCCATCGTTTTCGCCGTTCGCATTTAAAACAGGCACAAAACTTTGATTGGCGCCGCACCATTCGAGAAAATTTGAAGCATTATCAACCCGACCGCCAACAACTGATTATTCAAAATCCCTATTTTAATGCGCGGGTGCAAAAGCATTTGCCTTGGGAAATTGTGCTGTGTGTGGACCAAAGTGGCTCGATGATGGATTCGATCATGTATGCCGCAATCTGTGCCAGTATTTTGGCGGCATTGCCTGCGGTCAGTGTTAGTTTGGTGCTATTCGACACCCAAGTGGTTGATCTATCGCATATGGCACATGATCCAGTGGAAGTGCTACTGACCATTCAACTTGGTGGTGGTACCAATATTGGCCAAGCACTGCAATTTTGTGCCAAAAAAATCAAACAACCACAACGCAGTATTTTAATTTTAATCAGTGACTTTGAAGAAGGCGGCTCAGTACAAACCATGCTCAATACCACTGCGGCACTAAAACAACAAGGCTGTACCCTGCTCGGTCTGGCTGCCCTCGATCAACAAGCCAATCCCGTCTATGACAGTAATATGGCACAACAGCTGCAACAACGTGGGATGCAAGTCGCCGCAATGACGCCTGAACATTTGGCGTCTTGGTTTGCCGAGGTGATGCAATGA
- a CDS encoding cytochrome C assembly family protein, producing MISLPLAYTILALISYTTVFWYLFMHLISKRLVNQWFIGIVAGLGLALHAAVLSNDMLTPMGANFDVFNLISFTSGLMLLLSLLFSSYRPVLALNLIGIPVAALGLILGFAFSQSSQLRELHSTSLDIHIILSLSAYAVLLMATIQALILWIQDRELKNKQKRRFWVNLLPSFQAMETLLFDMLITGFTLLTIALGFGFLTIDNFFAQHLAHKTAFSIVSWFIYGALLIGRYKFGWRGQKAIRFTIIGFFLLAVGFIGSKFILEMIIRR from the coding sequence ATGATTAGTCTCCCCTTGGCCTACACGATTTTAGCATTAATTTCATATACCACCGTATTTTGGTATCTGTTTATGCACTTAATCTCAAAACGTTTAGTCAACCAATGGTTTATTGGGATTGTCGCAGGTTTAGGTTTGGCTCTACACGCAGCCGTGTTAAGCAACGATATGCTGACCCCGATGGGTGCCAACTTTGATGTCTTCAATTTGATTTCATTTACTTCTGGGTTAATGTTATTGCTCAGTTTATTGTTTAGTAGTTATCGCCCTGTATTGGCTTTAAATCTGATTGGTATCCCTGTTGCAGCATTGGGACTAATTTTAGGTTTTGCCTTTAGCCAATCCAGTCAGCTGCGCGAACTGCATTCAACCAGCTTAGACATTCATATTATCTTGTCTCTCTCGGCCTATGCCGTGTTATTGATGGCGACAATTCAAGCGCTGATTCTCTGGATTCAAGATCGAGAGCTCAAGAACAAACAGAAACGCCGCTTTTGGGTCAATCTACTGCCGTCTTTCCAAGCCATGGAAACACTGCTATTTGATATGCTGATTACTGGCTTCACCTTATTGACCATTGCACTGGGCTTTGGTTTCCTCACTATTGATAACTTCTTTGCACAGCATTTGGCGCATAAAACCGCCTTTAGTATTGTGTCTTGGTTTATTTATGGTGCACTACTGATTGGTCGCTATAAGTTTGGTTGGCGTGGGCAAAAAGCCATTCGTTTTACTATCATTGGCTTTTTCTTATTGGCGGTGGGCTTTATTGGCAGTAAATTCATTTTAGAGATGATCATACGCCGTTAA